In a genomic window of Neoarius graeffei isolate fNeoGra1 chromosome 13, fNeoGra1.pri, whole genome shotgun sequence:
- the gp9 gene encoding glycoprotein IX (platelet) isoform X2, protein MNSESPTLRMISALVAVMILLVRNVTSSCSCSGSPSSGLSVNCSSRDLNRIPDLPPNTTELYLQHNHLVTVLPGFFDRLLELRVVDLSGNPFHCGCNIQYLRVWLLKNRNVTTVHPRCATPASQAHRAIISLSETMFSSCVRSRCSSAGYNLVLGFLLCGILGLLLWSLRLSKGLSFSLGISEKHASLRVESLPSLKPKHTAKVKYSAQWSEDLETPLLDMDILPQIIDTLHKRHNIKIQEM, encoded by the exons ATGAACTCTGAAAG TCCCACACTCAGGATGATCTCTGCTCTTGTAGCTGTGATGATCCTTCTTGTGAGAAACGTCACATCGTCCTGCAGCTGCTCAGGGTCGCCATCATCAGGCCTGAGTGTAAACTGCAGTTCTCGAGATCTGAACCGTATTCCTGATCTCCCACCCAACACCACTGAGCTTTATCTACAGCACAACCACCTGGTCACGGTTCTTCCGGGATTCTTCGACAGGCTTCTAGAGCTTCGTGTGGTGGATCTGTCAGGGAATCCCTTCCACTGTGGCTGCAACATTCAGTACCTGAGAGTCTGGCTCCTGAAGAACCGAAACGTGACTACAGTGCATCCTAGGTGTGCCACTCCGGCGTCTCAGGCACACAGAGCCATCATCAGTCTCAGCGAGACCATGTTCTCGTCCTGCGTGAGGAGCCGGTGCTCCAGTGCAGGTTATAACCTGGTGCTAGGGTTCCTGCTGTGTGGAATCCTGGGCTTGTTACTGTGGAGTCTCCGCCTGTCCAAAGGGCTGTCGTTTAGTCTGGGCATCAGCGAGAAGCACGCCAGCCTCCGGGTCGAATCCCTGCCCTCGCTCAAACCCAAACACACAGCCAAGGTGAAGTACTCGGCGCAGTGGAGCGAGGATCTGGAGACGCCGCTGCTTGACATGGACATCCTTCCACAGATCATCGACACGCTCCACAAACGCCACAATATCAAGATTCAAGAAATGTGA
- the cnbpa gene encoding CCHC-type zinc finger, nucleic acid binding protein a has protein sequence MDMSSSECFGCGRSGHWVKNCPNAGRGRGRGRGRGKDLFCYRCGEQGHIARDCEQTEDACYNCHRSGHISRDCKEPKKEREQCCYNCGKAGHVARDCDHANEQKCYSCGGFGHIQKLCDKVKCYRCGEIGHVAVQCSKASEVNCYNCGKTGHLARECTIEASA, from the exons ATGGATATGAGCAGCAGTGAGTGTTTTGGATGCGGTCGCTCAGGACACTGGGTGAAGAACTGCCCCAATGCGGGGCGTGGCCGTGGGCGGGGCAGAGGTCGAGGGAAAG ATCTGTTCTGTTACCGGTGTGGAGAGCAGGGACACATCGCCCGCGACTGTGAACAGACCGAGGACG caTGTTATAACTGTCACCGGAGTGGCCATATCTCCCGGGACTGTAAGGAGCCAAAGAAGGAGCGTGAGCAGTGCTGCTATAACTGCGGTAAAGCTGGACACGTGGCCCGAGACTGTGATCATGCCAACGAGCAGAAGTGTTACTCCTGCGGTGGATTCGGACACATCCAGAAACTGTgtgataaagtcaagtgctaccg GTGCGGTGAGATCGGCCACGTGGCGGTGCAGTGCAGTAAGGCGAGCGAGGTGAACTGCTATAACTGTGGGAAGACGGGTCACCTGGCGCGGGAGTGTACCATCGAGGCCTCGGCGTAA
- the gp9 gene encoding glycoprotein IX (platelet) isoform X1: MEQATIFFYLINVKRKNKEILVREQLFIAAIIPTLRMISALVAVMILLVRNVTSSCSCSGSPSSGLSVNCSSRDLNRIPDLPPNTTELYLQHNHLVTVLPGFFDRLLELRVVDLSGNPFHCGCNIQYLRVWLLKNRNVTTVHPRCATPASQAHRAIISLSETMFSSCVRSRCSSAGYNLVLGFLLCGILGLLLWSLRLSKGLSFSLGISEKHASLRVESLPSLKPKHTAKVKYSAQWSEDLETPLLDMDILPQIIDTLHKRHNIKIQEM, translated from the exons ATGGAACAAGCTacgatttttttttatctgattAATGTGAAGAGAAAGAATAAAGAGATACtcgtgagggaacaactgtttatagctgctataat TCCCACACTCAGGATGATCTCTGCTCTTGTAGCTGTGATGATCCTTCTTGTGAGAAACGTCACATCGTCCTGCAGCTGCTCAGGGTCGCCATCATCAGGCCTGAGTGTAAACTGCAGTTCTCGAGATCTGAACCGTATTCCTGATCTCCCACCCAACACCACTGAGCTTTATCTACAGCACAACCACCTGGTCACGGTTCTTCCGGGATTCTTCGACAGGCTTCTAGAGCTTCGTGTGGTGGATCTGTCAGGGAATCCCTTCCACTGTGGCTGCAACATTCAGTACCTGAGAGTCTGGCTCCTGAAGAACCGAAACGTGACTACAGTGCATCCTAGGTGTGCCACTCCGGCGTCTCAGGCACACAGAGCCATCATCAGTCTCAGCGAGACCATGTTCTCGTCCTGCGTGAGGAGCCGGTGCTCCAGTGCAGGTTATAACCTGGTGCTAGGGTTCCTGCTGTGTGGAATCCTGGGCTTGTTACTGTGGAGTCTCCGCCTGTCCAAAGGGCTGTCGTTTAGTCTGGGCATCAGCGAGAAGCACGCCAGCCTCCGGGTCGAATCCCTGCCCTCGCTCAAACCCAAACACACAGCCAAGGTGAAGTACTCGGCGCAGTGGAGCGAGGATCTGGAGACGCCGCTGCTTGACATGGACATCCTTCCACAGATCATCGACACGCTCCACAAACGCCACAATATCAAGATTCAAGAAATGTGA